The following are from one region of the Bacteroidota bacterium genome:
- the rlmH gene encoding 23S rRNA (pseudouridine(1915)-N(3))-methyltransferase RlmH, which yields MKITLLLIGKTNDDYLKKGIGIYQDRLKNYITFELKTIPELKKTKSLSELQQKEQEGLLILELLKPQDTVLLLDEHGEEYSSVNFSTFLQKKMLSGIKNLIFVIGGPYGFSDKVYQRANGKISLSKMTFSHQMIRLIFIEQLYRAFTILKGEPYHHE from the coding sequence ATGAAAATAACCTTATTGTTAATTGGAAAAACAAACGACGATTATTTGAAAAAAGGAATAGGAATCTACCAGGACAGGTTAAAAAATTACATCACCTTCGAACTGAAGACCATTCCTGAATTAAAGAAAACAAAAAGCCTGTCGGAACTTCAGCAGAAAGAACAGGAGGGGTTGCTTATCCTTGAACTGCTAAAACCGCAGGATACTGTGCTTTTGCTGGATGAACACGGAGAAGAATATAGTTCTGTAAACTTTTCAACCTTTCTTCAGAAGAAAATGCTCAGCGGGATTAAAAATTTGATTTTTGTAATTGGCGGCCCTTATGGTTTTTCGGATAAAGTTTATCAACGGGCCAATGGGAAAATATCTTTGTCGAAAATGACCTTTTCGCACCAGATGATCAGGTTGATTTTTATAGAACAATTATACAGGGCTTTCACCATCCTCAAAGGCGAACCCTACCATCATGAATAA
- a CDS encoding valine--tRNA ligase codes for MEIPSKYDPSAIEEKWYQYWLEKGFFNSDPDKREPYTIVIPPPNVTGVLHMGHMLNNTIQDVLVRRARMQGKNACWVPGTDHASIATEAKVVAKLSKEGIKKSDLTREEFLKHAWDWKTKHGGIILEQLKKLGASCDWRRTKFTMDPEMSESVIHVFVDLYNKGLIYRGVRMVNWDPKAKTALSDEEVIYREVNSKLYYVRYPVEDSDQFVTIATTRPETILGDTAVCVHPEDERYFHLKGKKVIVPLVNRHVPIIQDEYVDREFGTGALKITPAHDVNDYELGIKHKLQRIDIFNDDGTLNKNAQLYVGMDRFKVRDLIAGQLRDEGYLVKIEDYQNKVGFSERTNAVIEPKLSMQWFMKMKGLAEPALENVMNDNIQIIPAKFKNTYRHWMENVKDWCISRQLWWGQRIPAFYISDDEYVVAENIDDALKLAREKTGNPDLTADQLIQDEDVLDTWFSSWLWPISVFDGIRHPDNPDVKYYYPTNDLVTAPEILFFWVARMIMSGYEYRGEKPFDHVYLTGIVRDKQGRKMSKSLGNSPDPLKLIDEYGADGVRVGMLLCSPAGGDLLFDEGLTEQGRNFGNKIWNAFRLVKGWKTADIPQPEYAKKSIDWFDAVLNKTIETLDEYYDKYRLSEALMLVYRLFWDEFSSWYLEMIKPGYQQPIDMVTYQETLGFFDKLLKILHPFVPFITEEIWHLMEERKESESIMVCPMPVAHKYDQGLLDAFDFTREIISTIRTVRNDNNISFKETIALDVFNQDNSFDKQFDEVLIKMSNLEKLNFTTNRTEGTLSFIVKNTEFFIPILDKIDVNEEIKKVEAELAYSRGFIESVMKKLGNANFMAHAPAKVIENEQNKKKDAEDKIKLLEERLAVLKK; via the coding sequence GGCACATGTTGAACAATACCATACAGGATGTATTGGTCAGGCGTGCAAGAATGCAGGGCAAAAATGCCTGTTGGGTTCCGGGGACAGACCATGCTTCTATTGCTACAGAGGCTAAGGTTGTTGCCAAGCTGAGCAAGGAAGGAATAAAAAAATCCGATCTGACCCGTGAGGAGTTTTTGAAACATGCCTGGGACTGGAAAACCAAACATGGCGGCATCATTCTTGAGCAGTTGAAAAAATTAGGTGCTTCATGTGACTGGCGCAGGACCAAATTTACTATGGATCCTGAAATGTCGGAGAGTGTCATTCATGTTTTTGTTGATTTGTATAATAAAGGGCTTATATATAGGGGCGTCAGGATGGTTAACTGGGATCCTAAGGCCAAGACCGCTCTTTCGGATGAGGAAGTAATCTATCGTGAGGTAAATTCCAAGCTTTATTATGTCCGTTATCCGGTTGAAGATTCTGATCAGTTTGTGACCATTGCTACTACCCGTCCCGAAACAATCCTGGGAGATACTGCCGTTTGTGTTCATCCTGAGGACGAGAGATATTTCCACCTGAAAGGGAAAAAAGTGATCGTCCCTTTGGTCAACCGTCATGTACCCATCATCCAGGACGAATATGTTGACCGCGAATTCGGTACCGGTGCTTTAAAAATAACCCCTGCTCATGATGTGAACGATTACGAGCTGGGGATTAAACATAAACTTCAGCGCATTGATATTTTCAATGACGATGGTACTTTGAACAAGAATGCCCAACTTTACGTAGGCATGGACAGGTTTAAGGTACGTGACCTGATTGCCGGCCAGCTCAGGGATGAAGGCTACCTGGTGAAGATTGAGGATTATCAAAACAAGGTTGGTTTCTCAGAACGGACCAATGCGGTGATTGAACCCAAACTTTCCATGCAATGGTTTATGAAGATGAAAGGCCTTGCTGAACCTGCACTGGAGAATGTGATGAACGATAACATCCAGATTATCCCGGCCAAATTCAAGAATACCTACCGTCACTGGATGGAAAATGTGAAAGACTGGTGCATTTCCCGTCAATTGTGGTGGGGGCAAAGGATACCGGCTTTTTATATTTCGGATGATGAATATGTTGTTGCTGAAAATATAGACGATGCCCTGAAACTGGCCCGAGAAAAAACTGGAAATCCTGATTTGACCGCTGATCAGCTTATCCAGGATGAAGATGTACTTGATACATGGTTCTCTTCCTGGTTGTGGCCTATTTCTGTTTTCGACGGAATCAGGCATCCCGACAATCCTGATGTCAAATATTATTATCCGACCAATGACCTGGTTACTGCTCCGGAAATATTATTTTTCTGGGTGGCCAGGATGATTATGTCGGGTTATGAATACCGCGGCGAAAAACCCTTCGATCATGTTTATCTTACCGGCATTGTCCGTGACAAACAGGGGCGAAAGATGTCAAAATCCCTGGGCAATTCGCCTGATCCCCTTAAGCTCATTGACGAATACGGAGCCGACGGCGTGAGGGTGGGAATGCTACTTTGCTCACCGGCTGGTGGCGATTTGTTGTTCGATGAAGGCCTGACTGAACAGGGTCGTAATTTTGGCAATAAAATATGGAATGCTTTCAGGCTGGTAAAAGGCTGGAAGACCGCCGACATTCCTCAGCCCGAGTATGCTAAAAAATCAATTGACTGGTTTGATGCCGTACTCAACAAGACTATTGAAACTCTTGATGAGTACTATGACAAGTATCGTCTTTCTGAAGCATTGATGCTGGTTTATAGATTGTTCTGGGATGAATTTTCTTCCTGGTACCTTGAAATGATCAAACCGGGTTATCAGCAGCCCATTGATATGGTTACTTATCAGGAAACCCTCGGATTTTTCGATAAGTTGCTTAAGATTTTGCATCCGTTTGTGCCATTCATCACCGAAGAAATCTGGCATCTGATGGAAGAAAGGAAAGAAAGTGAAAGCATTATGGTTTGCCCTATGCCTGTTGCCCATAAATATGACCAGGGCCTTCTGGATGCTTTCGATTTTACCAGGGAAATAATCAGTACCATTCGGACTGTAAGGAATGACAATAATATTTCTTTCAAGGAAACTATTGCACTGGATGTATTCAACCAGGATAACAGTTTCGATAAGCAGTTTGATGAGGTGCTTATCAAGATGAGCAATCTCGAGAAGCTGAACTTCACCACGAATCGTACAGAAGGCACTCTTTCCTTTATCGTGAAGAACACTGAGTTCTTTATTCCTATCCTCGACAAGATTGATGTCAACGAAGAAATCAAAAAAGTTGAAGCCGAGCTGGCATATAGCCGGGGATTTATAGAATCGGTCATGAAAAAGCTTGGAAATGCAAATTTTATGGCTCATGCACCCGCCAAGGTGATTGAAAATGAGCAGAATAAGAAGAAAGATGCAGAAGACAAGATAAAGTTACTGGAAGAAAGGCTTGCAGTACTTAAAAAATAA